A window of the uncultured Methanobrevibacter sp. genome harbors these coding sequences:
- a CDS encoding NERD domain-containing protein, producing MKVVCCKNCGAKYQLDDDDDITTFECSSCAGDLEYLDEYSDNQPKAESTFTDSFRYDNSYIVQCQDCGLKYKIKSSDSILDYECDSCGGSLRYLDDQMNKELDKYLEERQKEIETIRHESKVGKPTSEELTNEEPDRSLKSFTDKLGDFFSEEHMLRIADDEKREEEELEAEEIIPKTARTTIPDAVLSKFGKEFAIPKTNDYNVLKNFLKNEFFKSMKEYYPDDSKSKKSSESIFDKISITEPDNGDIIPEKNSIKNPDPGFDPSALDTNNIILVVGIAIFFISIIEILLINSGIGIVTIFIGVIMLIFGLYKTRDVKETEERTRIIREHLLTLSEEYYVFYNLKTPTSHSGINHVVVGPTGIYALLSQKYNPKLRLEAENENLNMIGSAELDEDKIEEIPYDGNKRRFRYTTKQAKFSQDNKIKQKALTLGEDLINFLNDNNIKNCFVEPLVGFINNEVVVINMPLTDEDLFMEELLNKIKTSTIKLDQETIDKCAVLLSKYSADCSAEF from the coding sequence ATGAAAGTTGTATGCTGTAAGAACTGTGGTGCAAAATACCAACTCGATGATGATGACGATATCACAACATTTGAGTGTTCTTCATGTGCAGGTGACTTAGAATATTTAGATGAATACTCTGATAATCAACCCAAAGCCGAATCAACATTTACTGACTCATTCAGGTATGACAATTCATATATTGTTCAATGTCAAGACTGTGGATTGAAATATAAAATCAAAAGTAGCGACAGCATACTTGATTATGAATGTGACAGTTGTGGAGGTTCTCTAAGATATTTGGATGACCAAATGAACAAAGAATTGGACAAATATCTTGAAGAAAGGCAAAAAGAGATTGAGACAATCAGACATGAATCTAAAGTTGGAAAACCAACATCTGAAGAATTAACAAATGAAGAACCAGATCGTTCTTTAAAATCATTTACGGACAAACTTGGAGACTTTTTTTCAGAAGAACATATGTTAAGAATTGCAGATGATGAAAAAAGAGAAGAAGAAGAACTTGAAGCAGAAGAAATTATTCCAAAAACTGCGAGAACCACAATTCCAGATGCGGTCTTATCCAAATTTGGAAAAGAATTTGCAATCCCAAAAACAAATGACTACAATGTATTGAAAAATTTCCTTAAAAACGAATTTTTCAAAAGCATGAAGGAATATTATCCGGATGATTCTAAATCAAAGAAATCTTCCGAAAGCATATTCGATAAGATAAGCATAACCGAACCGGATAATGGTGACATAATCCCTGAGAAAAATTCCATCAAAAATCCTGACCCTGGATTTGACCCAAGTGCCCTGGACACAAACAACATCATACTTGTTGTTGGTATAGCTATTTTCTTCATAAGTATTATTGAAATTCTTTTAATAAATAGTGGTATTGGAATTGTCACCATATTTATTGGAGTCATAATGCTTATCTTTGGACTTTACAAGACAAGAGATGTAAAAGAAACTGAAGAGAGAACAAGAATAATCAGAGAACACTTATTAACTCTCTCAGAAGAATACTATGTATTCTATAATTTAAAAACTCCTACATCCCATTCTGGTATCAACCACGTTGTTGTAGGTCCGACTGGAATCTATGCATTATTATCACAAAAATACAATCCAAAATTAAGATTGGAAGCTGAAAATGAAAACTTGAATATGATTGGTTCAGCTGAATTGGATGAAGATAAAATTGAAGAGATTCCTTATGACGGAAACAAAAGAAGATTTAGATACACTACCAAACAAGCTAAATTTTCACAGGACAATAAAATCAAACAAAAAGCACTTACTTTGGGTGAAGATTTAATTAACTTCTTGAATGATAATAATATCAAAAATTGCTTTGTTGAACCGCTAGTTGGTTTTATCAACAATGAAGTTGTTGTAATAAATATGCCTTTGACTGATGAAGACTTATTTATGGAAGAACTCTTGAATAAAATCAAAACTAGCACAATCAAATTAGATCAAGAAACCATCGACAAATGTGCTGTTTTACTCAGCAAATATTCTGCAGACTGTTCTGCAGAATTTTAA